The following proteins are co-located in the Mesorhizobium sp. M1E.F.Ca.ET.045.02.1.1 genome:
- a CDS encoding TAXI family TRAP transporter solute-binding subunit: MLDFRTKFIAAGALALSLGLGAVSAGAQEFINVLTGGTSGVYYPLGVALSEIYGKGIEGARTQVQATKASVENLNLLQQGKGEIAFALGDSVKLAAEGNTEAGFPGKLDKLRGIAAIYPNYIQIVASKESGIKTLADLKGKSLSVGAPASGTELNARAIFAAAGLKYEDLGRVEYLPFAESVELIKNRQLDATLQSAGLGVASIRDLATSVPINVVAVPAEDVAKIGSPYLSVVIPKGTYEGQTEDVATAAVGNFLVTRADVSDDTAYQMTKLLFEHLDQLAAAHAAAKAIDPAKALDGMPVPLHPGAEKYYREKGLIK, from the coding sequence ATGCTCGATTTCAGGACGAAATTTATTGCCGCCGGCGCGTTGGCGCTGTCGCTCGGCCTCGGCGCCGTGTCGGCCGGGGCGCAGGAATTCATCAACGTGCTGACCGGCGGCACGTCGGGCGTCTATTATCCGCTCGGCGTCGCGCTGTCCGAGATTTACGGCAAGGGCATCGAAGGCGCCCGCACGCAGGTGCAGGCGACGAAGGCCTCGGTCGAGAACCTCAACCTGTTGCAGCAGGGCAAGGGCGAGATCGCCTTCGCGCTCGGCGATTCGGTGAAACTCGCCGCCGAAGGCAACACCGAGGCCGGCTTCCCGGGCAAGCTCGACAAATTGCGCGGCATTGCCGCCATCTATCCCAACTACATCCAGATCGTCGCCAGCAAGGAGTCCGGCATCAAGACGCTCGCCGATCTCAAGGGCAAGAGCCTGTCGGTTGGTGCGCCTGCTTCCGGCACGGAACTCAATGCCCGCGCCATCTTCGCCGCCGCCGGGTTGAAATACGAGGATCTCGGACGGGTCGAATATCTGCCTTTCGCCGAATCGGTCGAATTGATCAAGAACCGGCAGCTCGACGCCACGCTGCAATCCGCGGGCCTCGGCGTCGCCTCGATCCGCGACCTCGCCACCTCGGTGCCGATCAACGTCGTCGCCGTGCCGGCCGAGGACGTCGCCAAGATCGGCTCGCCCTATCTTTCGGTCGTCATCCCGAAGGGGACCTATGAGGGCCAGACGGAGGATGTCGCGACCGCTGCGGTCGGCAATTTCCTGGTCACCCGGGCCGACGTTTCCGACGACACCGCCTATCAGATGACCAAGCTGCTGTTCGAGCATCTCGACCAGCTCGCCGCCGCCCATGCCGCCGCCAAGGCGATCGATCCGGCCAAGGCGCTGGACGGCATGCCCGTGCCGCTGCACCCCGGCGCGGAGAAATATTACAGGGAAAAAGGGCTCATCAAGTAA
- a CDS encoding YciI family protein → MRYMLLIYNDEAAMANAPRDKTEQTLAAYGAYTEALKKSGAYLAGERLRPTQAATSIRLANGKTNVLDGPYADTKEQLAGFYMIEATDIDTAMEWGARCPAASTGTVEVRPIWEMTDYLS, encoded by the coding sequence ATGCGATACATGCTTTTGATCTACAACGACGAAGCCGCGATGGCGAATGCGCCGCGCGACAAGACCGAGCAGACCTTGGCGGCCTATGGCGCCTATACCGAAGCCTTGAAGAAATCCGGCGCATACCTCGCCGGCGAAAGGCTGCGCCCGACCCAGGCGGCCACTTCGATACGGCTGGCCAACGGCAAGACCAACGTGCTCGACGGCCCCTATGCCGATACCAAGGAGCAGCTTGCCGGTTTCTACATGATCGAGGCGACGGACATCGATACGGCCATGGAATGGGGCGCGCGCTGTCCGGCAGCCAGCACCGGCACGGTCGAGGTGCGGCCGATCTGGGAAATGACCGACTACCTGTCCTAG
- a CDS encoding DUF6596 domain-containing protein → MDGRPEMARAAAEAAARQSYGKLVAWLAARMRDVAGAEDALADAFAAALERWPKSGVPEKPEAWLLAVARRRDVDAVRRRLTGEAARDHLQLIAEEAEARMTNDELPDERLRLMFACAHPAIEASVRAPLILQTVLGFDVAAIASAFLVAPATMGQRLVRAKTRIREAGIPFRVPERTELGERLDAVLEAIYATFAEGWSDPAGTETRRRNLASEGIWLGRLVASLMPEEPETQGLLALMLFAEARRAARRNADGDFVPLAKQDMALWDEKLIDEAERLLRRAAVKGAIGRYQLEAAVQSAHTARRLSGHTDWAAIRQLYDALMAVAGSPVVAINRAVAIAEDEGAPTGLAALDEIGAEKRLAEYQPYWAARAELSARLDKTAEAAEAYDRAIGLERDPALRRFLQAERGKLVRN, encoded by the coding sequence ATGGACGGTCGCCCGGAGATGGCGCGGGCGGCCGCCGAGGCGGCCGCCCGGCAGAGCTACGGCAAGCTGGTCGCCTGGCTCGCGGCCCGCATGCGCGACGTCGCCGGCGCCGAGGACGCGCTGGCCGACGCATTCGCCGCGGCGCTCGAGCGCTGGCCGAAGAGCGGCGTGCCCGAAAAACCGGAAGCCTGGCTGCTCGCAGTGGCGCGCCGGCGCGACGTCGACGCCGTGCGGCGACGGCTGACCGGCGAGGCGGCCCGCGACCACCTGCAGCTTATTGCCGAAGAGGCGGAGGCGCGGATGACGAATGACGAGTTGCCCGACGAGCGGCTCAGGCTGATGTTTGCCTGCGCCCATCCGGCGATCGAGGCCAGCGTACGCGCGCCGCTGATCCTGCAGACCGTGCTGGGCTTCGACGTCGCCGCAATAGCCTCGGCGTTCCTGGTTGCGCCGGCGACGATGGGCCAGCGGCTGGTGCGCGCCAAGACCCGCATCCGCGAGGCCGGCATTCCTTTCCGCGTGCCGGAACGGACCGAGCTCGGCGAGCGACTCGACGCGGTGCTGGAAGCGATCTACGCCACCTTCGCCGAAGGCTGGTCGGACCCTGCCGGCACCGAGACCAGACGGCGCAACCTCGCCAGCGAAGGCATCTGGCTCGGCCGGCTGGTCGCGTCGCTGATGCCGGAGGAACCGGAAACGCAGGGACTGCTGGCGCTGATGCTTTTCGCCGAGGCGCGGCGCGCGGCGCGGCGCAACGCTGATGGCGACTTTGTACCGCTTGCAAAGCAGGACATGGCGCTTTGGGACGAGAAGCTGATCGACGAGGCGGAGCGGCTGCTCAGGCGCGCCGCCGTCAAGGGTGCCATCGGCCGCTACCAATTGGAGGCGGCCGTACAATCGGCGCATACGGCGCGGCGGCTGAGCGGCCATACCGACTGGGCAGCGATCCGCCAGCTTTACGACGCGCTGATGGCCGTGGCCGGTTCGCCGGTGGTGGCGATCAATCGCGCGGTGGCGATCGCGGAGGACGAAGGGGCCCCCACGGGTCTTGCCGCGCTGGACGAGATCGGCGCCGAAAAGCGGCTTGCCGAATACCAGCCCTATTGGGCGGCGCGGGCCGAGCTCTCAGCCAGGCTCGACAAGACTGCCGAGGCCGCCGAAGCCTATGACCGGGCCATCGGCCTGGAGCGCGATCCGGCCCTGCGCCGTTTCCTGCAGGCGGAGCGGGGGAAGCTGGTGCGAAACTGA
- the cysK gene encoding cysteine synthase A — MNKPVTSSRVPGRGRIFNSITETIGDTPLVRLDKFAKEKGIVANLLAKLEFFNPIASVKDRIGVAMIEALEAAGKISPGKTTLIEPTSGNTGIALAFAAAAKGYKLILTMPETMSVERRKMLALLGAELVLTEGPKGMKGAIAKADELAATLPNAIIPQQFENPANPEIHRRTTAEEIWNDTNGEVDIFVAGIGTGGTITGVGQVLKKRKPSLHVVAVEPEASPVLSGGQPGPHKIQGIGAGFAPKILDTSVYDEIVRVSNEDSVANARLVARLEGVPVGISSGAALQAAIVVGSRPENKGKNLVVVIPSFAERYLSTILFDGLGA; from the coding sequence ATGAACAAGCCCGTCACCTCCTCGCGCGTACCCGGCCGCGGCCGCATCTTCAACTCGATCACCGAGACGATTGGAGACACCCCGCTGGTGCGGCTGGATAAATTCGCGAAGGAGAAGGGCATCGTCGCTAACCTCCTGGCCAAGCTCGAATTCTTCAATCCGATCGCCTCGGTCAAGGACCGCATCGGCGTCGCCATGATCGAAGCGCTGGAGGCGGCCGGCAAGATTTCGCCCGGCAAGACCACGCTGATCGAGCCGACTTCCGGCAACACCGGCATCGCGCTGGCCTTCGCCGCCGCCGCCAAGGGCTACAAGCTGATCCTCACCATGCCGGAGACCATGTCGGTCGAGCGGCGCAAGATGCTGGCGCTGCTCGGCGCCGAGCTGGTGCTCACCGAAGGGCCGAAAGGTATGAAGGGCGCCATCGCCAAGGCCGACGAGCTCGCCGCCACGCTGCCCAACGCCATCATCCCGCAGCAGTTCGAGAACCCTGCCAATCCGGAAATCCACCGCCGCACCACGGCCGAGGAGATCTGGAACGACACCAATGGCGAGGTCGATATCTTCGTCGCCGGCATCGGCACCGGCGGCACCATCACCGGCGTCGGCCAGGTGCTGAAGAAGCGCAAGCCTTCGCTGCATGTCGTGGCGGTCGAGCCGGAAGCCTCGCCCGTGCTCTCCGGCGGCCAGCCCGGCCCGCACAAGATTCAAGGCATCGGCGCCGGCTTCGCGCCCAAGATCCTCGACACCTCGGTCTATGACGAGATCGTCAGGGTCTCGAATGAGGATTCTGTCGCCAATGCGCGCCTCGTCGCCCGCCTCGAAGGCGTGCCGGTCGGCATCTCGTCGGGCGCGGCACTTCAGGCGGCGATCGTCGTCGGCTCGCGGCCGGAGAACAAGGGCAAGAACCTCGTAGTCGTCATCCCGTCCTTCGCCGAGCGCTATCTTTCGACGATCCTGTTCGACGGGCTGGGCGCGTAG
- a CDS encoding LysE family translocator codes for MTLTGFLAYSAALGVAAAIPGPGVTALVARALGSGFRSSLAMSFGLMLGDLTYLTAVVLGLAFVAQTFGMVFLAIKWAGVAYLAFLAWRFWTSGISPETVEARKGKGGLVSSFIAGLTVTLGNPKTMIFYLAITPTIVDLKTITLADYGILVALTVVVLFVVLVPYLALAAKARWFLKSPRALKVLNRTAAGFMMGAAAAIAARQ; via the coding sequence ATGACACTCACCGGATTTCTCGCTTACAGCGCCGCCCTCGGCGTCGCCGCCGCCATTCCAGGCCCCGGCGTCACGGCGCTTGTCGCCCGCGCGCTCGGCTCCGGCTTCCGTTCCTCGCTGGCGATGTCGTTCGGCCTCATGCTCGGCGACCTCACCTATCTCACCGCCGTCGTGCTCGGCCTCGCCTTCGTCGCGCAGACCTTCGGCATGGTGTTCCTCGCCATCAAATGGGCGGGCGTCGCCTATCTCGCTTTCCTTGCCTGGCGCTTCTGGACCAGCGGCATTTCGCCGGAAACCGTCGAGGCGCGGAAGGGCAAGGGCGGCCTGGTGTCGAGCTTCATCGCCGGGCTGACGGTGACGCTCGGCAACCCGAAGACGATGATCTTCTATCTCGCCATCACGCCGACCATCGTCGACCTGAAGACCATCACGCTCGCCGACTATGGCATCCTTGTCGCGCTGACCGTCGTCGTGCTGTTCGTGGTTCTGGTGCCCTATCTGGCGCTGGCCGCCAAGGCGCGCTGGTTCCTGAAATCGCCGCGCGCCTTGAAAGTTCTGAACCGCACCGCCGCCGGCTTCATGATGGGAGCGGCAGCGGCTATCGCGGCGCGTCAGTAG
- a CDS encoding sorbosone dehydrogenase family protein, translating into MIRIAGLAGMALLLASGAFAQQADQPLLTGRKAFGDWKADRPGVRRLIKPDDLQQPNVAESASNGGGLTDRPEDAKPILPPGFSAELVASGIDSPRVVRVAPNGDLFVADSRANQIRVYRLAEGSAKPAEKAVFAKGLTRPYGIAFYPPGDKPQWVYVANSNSVVRFAYRDGDLEASGKPETVVTKIPASHHWTRDITFSPDGKTLYLSVGSGSNIAEDMGASPKGGVEEWARSQPLGATWGAEEGRADVLAFDPDGKNRRMVATGLRNCSGMTVQPATGALWCVVNERDELGDNVPFEYATTVKDGAFYGWPWYYIGNNEDPNYKGARPDLAGKVTMPDVLMQAHSAPLNIAFYEGGDFPADYKGDAFVTLHGSWNRNVRTGYKVVRLKFKDGKPTGEYEDFATGFVIADDAVWGRPVGVAVAKDGALILTEDGNGTIWRISYGG; encoded by the coding sequence ATGATACGGATCGCCGGTCTTGCAGGCATGGCCCTGCTTCTGGCTTCTGGCGCCTTCGCGCAGCAGGCCGACCAGCCCTTGCTGACGGGCCGGAAGGCCTTCGGCGACTGGAAGGCCGACCGTCCAGGGGTGCGGCGTCTCATCAAGCCGGACGATCTCCAGCAGCCAAATGTCGCCGAATCCGCGTCGAACGGCGGCGGTCTCACCGATCGCCCGGAGGATGCGAAGCCGATCCTCCCGCCCGGCTTTTCGGCCGAGTTGGTCGCGTCCGGCATCGACAGCCCGCGTGTCGTGCGCGTGGCGCCGAACGGCGATCTCTTCGTCGCCGACAGCAGGGCGAACCAGATCCGCGTCTACCGACTTGCCGAGGGCAGCGCGAAACCCGCCGAGAAAGCAGTCTTCGCCAAGGGGCTGACGCGGCCCTATGGCATCGCCTTCTATCCGCCGGGCGACAAGCCGCAATGGGTCTATGTCGCCAACAGCAACAGCGTCGTGCGCTTTGCCTATCGCGATGGCGATCTCGAAGCCTCCGGCAAGCCGGAAACCGTCGTCACCAAGATCCCGGCCAGTCATCACTGGACGAGGGACATTACCTTCTCGCCCGACGGCAAGACGCTCTATCTGTCGGTCGGCTCGGGCTCCAACATCGCCGAGGACATGGGCGCCAGCCCGAAAGGCGGCGTCGAAGAATGGGCGAGGTCTCAGCCGCTCGGCGCCACCTGGGGCGCGGAGGAAGGCCGCGCCGACGTGCTCGCTTTCGATCCCGACGGCAAGAACCGCCGGATGGTCGCCACCGGCCTGCGCAACTGCTCGGGCATGACCGTGCAGCCGGCGACGGGCGCGCTCTGGTGCGTCGTCAACGAGCGCGACGAGCTCGGCGACAACGTGCCCTTCGAATATGCCACCACCGTCAAGGACGGCGCCTTCTATGGCTGGCCCTGGTACTACATCGGCAACAATGAAGATCCAAACTACAAGGGTGCGCGCCCCGATCTCGCCGGCAAGGTCACCATGCCCGATGTATTGATGCAGGCGCATTCGGCGCCGCTCAACATCGCTTTCTATGAAGGCGGCGATTTTCCGGCCGACTACAAGGGCGACGCCTTCGTCACCCTTCACGGCTCATGGAACCGCAATGTCCGCACCGGCTACAAGGTGGTGCGGCTGAAGTTCAAGGACGGCAAGCCGACCGGCGAGTATGAGGATTTCGCCACCGGCTTCGTCATCGCGGACGACGCGGTCTGGGGCCGGCCGGTGGGCGTGGCCGTGGCGAAGGACGGCGCGCTGATCCTGACCGAGGACGGCAACGGCACGATCTGGCGCATCAGTTATGGCGGCTAG
- the hrcA gene encoding heat-inducible transcriptional repressor HrcA translates to MNKAVDPASQPPVLQSLDMRSRDIFRRIVDSYLRDGEPVGSRSLSRILPSSLSPATIRNVMSDLEHLGLIYAPHISAGRLPTQTGLRFFVDAFMELGDLSDEERRAIEAQVRASGSGATLEHMLTEASQMLSGMSRGAGLVLAAKNEVALKHIEFIQLEPTKALAVLVSQNGDVENRVVDLPAGITISQLHEASNFLNAHIRGRTLAEARIEVARIKDETRAALDTLSQDLVEKGLAVWAGAESGLPARLIVRGRANLLENVTAQADLELLRHLFEDLETQDGLLQLLDLAEEGPGVRIFIGSENKLFSLSGSSLVVAPYRDKDARVVGALGVIGPTRLNYARIVPMVDYTAQLVSRMLR, encoded by the coding sequence ATGAACAAGGCAGTGGATCCCGCTTCGCAGCCGCCCGTGCTTCAGTCACTCGACATGCGCTCGCGCGACATCTTCAGGCGGATCGTCGATTCCTATCTGCGCGACGGCGAGCCGGTCGGCTCGCGCAGCCTGTCGCGCATCCTGCCCTCGTCGCTGTCGCCGGCCACCATCCGCAACGTGATGAGCGACCTCGAGCATCTCGGCCTCATCTATGCGCCGCACATCTCGGCCGGCCGCCTGCCGACCCAGACCGGTCTGCGCTTCTTCGTCGACGCCTTCATGGAGCTCGGTGATCTGTCCGACGAGGAGCGCCGCGCCATCGAGGCGCAGGTTCGCGCATCTGGCTCGGGCGCGACGCTGGAGCATATGCTGACCGAGGCCAGCCAGATGCTGTCCGGCATGTCGCGCGGCGCCGGCCTGGTGCTCGCCGCCAAGAACGAGGTGGCGCTGAAGCATATCGAGTTCATCCAGCTCGAACCCACGAAGGCGCTCGCCGTCCTGGTGTCGCAGAACGGCGACGTCGAGAACCGGGTCGTCGACCTGCCGGCCGGCATCACCATCTCGCAGCTGCACGAGGCCTCCAACTTCCTCAACGCCCATATACGCGGCCGCACGCTGGCCGAGGCGCGCATCGAGGTCGCCCGCATCAAGGACGAGACCAGGGCGGCTCTCGACACGCTGTCGCAGGACCTTGTCGAGAAGGGCCTCGCGGTGTGGGCCGGCGCGGAAAGCGGCCTGCCGGCGCGTCTCATCGTGCGCGGCCGCGCCAACCTCCTGGAGAACGTCACCGCCCAGGCCGACCTCGAACTGCTGCGCCATCTGTTCGAGGATCTGGAGACGCAGGACGGGCTGCTGCAGCTTCTCGACCTTGCCGAGGAAGGCCCTGGCGTGCGCATCTTCATCGGCTCGGAGAACAAGCTGTTTTCGCTGTCCGGCTCGTCGCTCGTGGTCGCGCCCTATCGCGACAAGGACGCGCGCGTCGTCGGCGCGCTTGGCGTCATCGGCCCGACTCGGCTCAACTATGCCCGCATCGTGCCGATGGTCGATTATACGGCCCAATTGGTTTCGCGGATGCTGAGGTAG
- the rph gene encoding ribonuclease PH: MRPSKRQSDEMRAISFERGVSKHAEGSCLVKFGDTHVLCTASLEEKVPAWMRNSGKGWVTAEYGMLPRSTGERMRREASTGKQGGRTLEIQRLIGRSLRAVVDLQALGEQQITVDCDVIQADGGTRTASITGGWVALYDCLRWMEARQMVSVSKVLRDHVAAISCGIHDGQPVIDLDYLEDSSAGTDANFVMTGKGGIVEIQGTAEGEPFSEEQFAALMTLAKKGISRLVSLQQMAVA, translated from the coding sequence ATGCGCCCCTCCAAACGCCAATCCGACGAAATGCGCGCCATCTCCTTCGAGCGCGGCGTGTCCAAGCATGCCGAAGGCTCGTGCCTGGTGAAGTTCGGCGACACGCATGTGCTGTGCACGGCGAGCCTGGAAGAGAAGGTGCCGGCCTGGATGCGCAATTCCGGCAAGGGCTGGGTGACGGCCGAATACGGCATGCTGCCGCGCTCGACCGGCGAGCGCATGCGGCGCGAGGCGTCGACCGGCAAGCAGGGCGGCCGCACGCTGGAGATCCAGCGGCTGATCGGCCGCTCGCTGCGCGCCGTGGTCGACCTGCAGGCGCTGGGCGAACAGCAGATCACCGTCGACTGCGACGTCATCCAGGCCGATGGCGGCACCCGCACGGCCTCGATCACCGGCGGTTGGGTGGCGCTCTACGACTGCCTGCGCTGGATGGAAGCCCGCCAGATGGTCAGCGTCTCCAAGGTGCTGAGAGACCATGTCGCCGCGATTTCCTGCGGCATCCACGACGGCCAGCCGGTCATCGACCTCGACTATCTCGAAGATTCCTCGGCCGGCACCGACGCCAATTTCGTCATGACCGGCAAGGGCGGCATCGTCGAGATCCAGGGCACGGCGGAGGGCGAGCCCTTCTCCGAAGAGCAGTTTGCCGCGCTGATGACGCTGGCCAAGAAAGGCATTTCGCGGCTGGTGAGCCTGCAGCAGATGGCGGTGGCTTAG
- a CDS encoding VOC family protein, with translation MTPSAILESALYVTDLQAAEQFYRDIIGLEPLGKVEGRHVFFRCGDGVLLLFNAEATKIPPAPDARLRVPPHGTAGEGHLCFTATAGEIVEWRRHLAAKNIAIESDFEWPQGGHSIYIRDPSGNSIEFAEPRIWGL, from the coding sequence GTGACGCCCTCTGCGATCCTGGAATCGGCTCTCTACGTCACAGATTTGCAGGCTGCCGAGCAATTCTACCGCGACATCATCGGCCTGGAGCCGCTGGGCAAGGTCGAGGGCCGCCACGTCTTCTTCCGCTGCGGCGACGGCGTGTTGCTGCTTTTCAACGCCGAGGCGACCAAGATCCCGCCGGCGCCTGACGCCAGGCTGAGGGTGCCGCCGCATGGCACGGCCGGAGAGGGCCATCTCTGCTTCACGGCGACGGCCGGTGAGATCGTCGAGTGGCGCAGGCATCTGGCAGCGAAGAACATCGCCATCGAAAGCGATTTCGAATGGCCGCAGGGCGGACATTCGATCTATATCCGCGACCCTTCAGGCAATTCGATCGAGTTCGCCGAGCCAAGGATCTGGGGCCTGTGA
- the rdgB gene encoding RdgB/HAM1 family non-canonical purine NTP pyrophosphatase: MHSLNGQKIVVASHNEGKLREFADLMAPFGFEAKSAKEYGLPEPDETGTTFEENAYIKAYAAAKATGLPALSDDSGLCVDALDGAPGVYTANWAETPDGTRDFGMAMQRTEVALQEVGATEPAQRTGRFVAVICLAFPDGEAEYYRGEAEGTLVWPPRGTLGFGYDPVFLPNGFDKTFGEMSAEQKHGWKPGQATALSHRARAFQKFAQARLDLARLDLARLGSE; this comes from the coding sequence ATGCATTCTCTCAACGGACAGAAGATCGTCGTCGCCAGCCATAACGAAGGCAAGCTGCGCGAATTCGCCGACCTGATGGCGCCGTTCGGCTTCGAGGCGAAATCGGCCAAGGAATATGGCCTGCCGGAACCGGATGAGACCGGCACGACCTTCGAGGAGAACGCCTATATCAAGGCATATGCCGCGGCCAAGGCCACCGGGCTGCCGGCGCTGTCCGACGATTCCGGGCTTTGCGTCGACGCGCTCGACGGCGCGCCGGGAGTCTACACCGCCAACTGGGCCGAGACGCCGGATGGCACACGCGATTTCGGCATGGCCATGCAGCGCACCGAAGTGGCGCTGCAGGAGGTCGGCGCGACCGAGCCGGCGCAACGCACCGGCCGCTTCGTCGCCGTCATCTGCCTCGCCTTTCCGGACGGCGAAGCCGAGTATTACCGGGGCGAGGCGGAGGGCACGCTGGTCTGGCCGCCGCGCGGCACGCTAGGCTTCGGCTATGACCCGGTGTTCCTGCCCAACGGCTTCGACAAGACTTTCGGCGAGATGAGCGCGGAGCAAAAACACGGCTGGAAGCCCGGCCAGGCGACGGCGCTGTCGCACCGCGCCCGCGCCTTCCAGAAGTTTGCCCAAGCCCGCTTGGATTTGGCGCGCTTGGATCTGGCCAGGCTCGGCTCGGAATGA
- the hemW gene encoding radical SAM family heme chaperone HemW, whose amino-acid sequence MIGIGQTMPLDRSPGFGVYIHWPFCAAKCPYCDFNSHVRHQPVDQERFARAFATELATMRARTGPREVTSIFLGGGTPSLMKPETVAAVLEAVANNWTVPAGIEVTLEANPSSVEAERFRGYRAAGVNRVSLGVQALNDKDLRFLGRLHNVEEALLAIGLARDIFPRLSFDLIYARPGQTPEAWRAELEEAIGHAADHLSLYQLTIEEGTPFHALHAARKFILPDNDHAADLYALTQEVTAAHGLPAYEISNHARPGAESRHNLTYWRYGEYVGVGPGAHGRFVENGRRTVTIAEKMPETWANLVEARGHGVTGGEVLTRSEEADEFLLMGLRLAEGIDLARYETLAGRGLSTARLSVLQEEGLVAPVGNARLRATTAGMIVLDAVVADLAR is encoded by the coding sequence ATGATCGGGATCGGCCAAACCATGCCGCTCGACCGCAGCCCCGGCTTCGGCGTCTACATCCATTGGCCGTTCTGCGCGGCCAAATGCCCTTACTGCGACTTCAACAGTCATGTGCGCCACCAGCCGGTCGACCAGGAGCGGTTTGCACGCGCCTTCGCGACTGAGCTCGCAACGATGCGCGCCCGCACCGGGCCGCGCGAGGTGACCAGCATCTTCCTCGGCGGCGGCACGCCGTCGCTGATGAAGCCGGAGACCGTCGCGGCGGTGCTTGAGGCCGTGGCGAATAACTGGACGGTGCCGGCCGGCATCGAGGTGACGCTGGAGGCCAACCCGTCCTCGGTCGAGGCCGAGCGCTTCCGCGGCTATCGCGCGGCCGGTGTCAACCGCGTCTCGCTCGGCGTGCAGGCGCTGAACGACAAGGACCTGCGCTTCCTCGGCCGGCTGCACAATGTCGAGGAGGCGCTGCTGGCAATCGGGCTCGCGCGGGACATATTCCCCCGCCTCTCCTTTGATCTCATCTATGCGCGGCCGGGCCAGACGCCGGAGGCCTGGCGGGCGGAACTCGAAGAAGCGATCGGCCACGCCGCCGACCACCTCTCGCTCTACCAGCTCACCATCGAGGAAGGCACGCCCTTCCACGCGCTGCATGCGGCGCGGAAGTTCATCCTTCCCGACAACGATCATGCCGCCGACCTTTACGCGCTGACGCAGGAAGTCACGGCGGCGCATGGGCTGCCGGCCTACGAGATCTCCAACCACGCGCGGCCGGGCGCGGAAAGCCGGCACAACCTGACCTACTGGCGCTACGGCGAATATGTCGGCGTCGGGCCGGGCGCGCATGGCCGCTTCGTCGAAAACGGCCGCCGCACCGTGACCATCGCGGAAAAGATGCCGGAAACCTGGGCCAATCTGGTCGAGGCCAGGGGCCATGGCGTGACCGGCGGCGAGGTGCTGACGCGCTCGGAAGAGGCCGACGAGTTCCTGCTGATGGGGCTGAGGCTTGCCGAAGGCATCGACCTCGCGCGCTACGAGACGCTTGCCGGGCGCGGCCTTTCGACCGCGAGGCTTTCGGTGCTGCAGGAGGAGGGGCTGGTGGCGCCGGTCGGCAATGCCCGGCTCCGCGCCACGACCGCCGGCATGATCGTGCTCGATGCCGTGGTGGCGGATTTGGCGCGGTGA
- the rsmI gene encoding 16S rRNA (cytidine(1402)-2'-O)-methyltransferase — protein MTGDKRSYLIGQTEIAARPLAPALYLVATPIGNLADITLRALETLAAADIVACEDTRVSRVLLERYGIRRRTTAYHEHNAGEAGPKLIEALATGQSVALISDAGTPLVSDPGYRLVGEALERGIRVVPVPGPSAALAALTASGLPSDAFLFAGFLPAKAGQRLTKLESFRQVPATLIFFESPRRLAETLAAMVEALGGTRKAAIGRELTKTFEEMRTGTLNELAEHYAAADTPKGEIVVCVGPAEATADQPADIDRLLLSLATEMPASKAAAEAAKMTGGQKQALYRRLLELRDRP, from the coding sequence GTGACCGGCGACAAACGCAGCTACCTGATCGGGCAGACCGAGATCGCGGCGCGGCCGCTCGCGCCGGCGCTCTATCTGGTGGCGACGCCGATCGGCAATCTGGCCGATATCACGCTGCGCGCGCTGGAGACGCTGGCCGCGGCCGATATCGTCGCCTGCGAGGATACCCGCGTCTCGCGCGTGCTGCTCGAACGCTACGGCATCCGCCGCCGCACCACGGCCTATCACGAGCACAATGCCGGCGAGGCCGGGCCAAAGCTGATCGAGGCCCTGGCGACCGGGCAGAGCGTGGCGCTGATCTCTGACGCCGGCACGCCGCTGGTCTCCGATCCCGGCTACCGGCTGGTCGGCGAAGCGCTGGAGCGCGGCATCCGCGTCGTGCCGGTGCCGGGGCCTTCGGCGGCACTTGCCGCGCTGACCGCGTCCGGCCTGCCGTCCGATGCCTTCCTGTTCGCCGGTTTCCTGCCTGCGAAAGCCGGTCAGCGGCTGACGAAGCTCGAAAGCTTCAGGCAGGTGCCGGCGACGCTGATCTTCTTCGAATCGCCGCGCCGGCTGGCCGAAACGCTTGCCGCGATGGTCGAGGCGCTCGGCGGCACGCGCAAGGCCGCGATCGGCCGCGAGCTGACCAAGACCTTCGAGGAGATGCGAACGGGCACGCTCAATGAGCTTGCCGAGCACTACGCGGCGGCCGACACGCCGAAGGGCGAAATCGTCGTCTGCGTCGGTCCGGCGGAAGCCACGGCGGACCAGCCAGCCGACATCGACCGGCTGCTGTTGTCTTTGGCCACCGAAATGCCGGCATCCAAGGCGGCGGCCGAAGCGGCGAAGATGACCGGCGGTCAGAAGCAGGCGCTCTACCGGCGGCTCCTGGAACTCAGGGACAGACCATGA